A genomic window from Zalophus californianus isolate mZalCal1 chromosome 13, mZalCal1.pri.v2, whole genome shotgun sequence includes:
- the S1PR3 gene encoding sphingosine 1-phosphate receptor 3, translating to MATVLMPHPKPGNQTLYEHYSYVGKLEGRLKEAPEGSMLTTVLFLIICSLIVLENLMVLIAIWKNNKFHNRMYFFIGNLALCDLLAGIAYKVNILMSGKRTLSLSPTVWFLREGSMFVALGASTCSLLAIAIERHLTMIKMRPYDANKKHRVFLLIGMCWLIAFSLGALPILGWNCLHDLPDCSTILPLYSKKYIAFCISIFTAILATIVVLYARIYFLVKSSSRRVASPHNSERSMALLRTVVIVVSVFIACWSPLFILFLVDVACRVKECAVLFKAQWFIVLAVLNSAMNPVIYTLASKEMRRAFFRLVCTCLVRGWGARSSPAQPTLDPSRSKSSGSNNSSPSPKSKEDPPQRVTSPCIADRNKTVQNGTLCK from the coding sequence ATGGCCACGGTCCTGATGCCGCACCCCAAGCCCGGGAACCAGACCCTGTACGAGCACTACAGTTACGTGGGCAAGCTGGAGGGCAGGCTGAAGGAGGCCCCCGAGGGCAGCATGCTCACCACCGTGCTGTTCCTGATCATCTGCAGCCTCATCGTGCTGGAGAACCTCATGGTTCTCATTGCCATCTGGAAGAATAATAAATTCCACAATCGCATGTACTTCTTCATCGGCAACCTGGCTCTCTGTGACCTGCTGGCCGGCATTGCCTACAAGGTCAACATTCTGATGTCAGGCAAGAGGACGCTGAGCCTGTCTCCAACGGTCTGGTTCCTGCGGGAAGGCAGCATGTTCGTGGCCCTCGGGGCGTCCACCTGCAGCTTGCTGGCCATCGCGATCGAGCGGCACTTGACTATGATCAAAATGAGGCCGTACGACGCCAACAAGAAGCACCGCGTCTTCCTTCTGATTGGGATGTGCTGGCTCATCGCCTTCTCGCTGGGCGCCTTGCCCATCCTGGGCTGGAACTGCCTGCACGACCTTCCCGACTGCTCCACCATCCTGCCCCTCTACTCCAAGAAGTACATCGCCTTCTGCATCAGCATCTTCACAGCCATCCTGGCCACCATCGTGGTCCTGTACGCACGTATCTACTTCCTGGTGAAGTCCAGCAGCCGCAGGGTGGCCAGCCCCCACAACTCGGAGCGCTCCATGGCCCTGCTGCGGACTGTGGTCATCGTGGTGAGCGTGTTCATCGCCTGCTGGTCCCCgctcttcattctcttcctcGTCGACGTGGCCTGCAGGGTGAAGGAGTGTGCCGTCCTGTTCAAGGCCCAGTGGTTCATTGTGCTGGCCGTGCTGAACTCGGCCATGAACCCCGTCATCTACACACTGGCCAGCAAGGAGATGCGGCGGGCCTTCTTCCGGCTGGTCTGCACCTGCCTGGTCCGGGGCTGGGGCGCCCGCTCCTCGCCTGCCCAGCCCACTCTCGATCCCAGCAGAAGCAAGTCCAGCGGCAGCAACAACAGTAGCCCCTCGCCAAAGAGCAAGGAGGACCCTCCGCAGAGAGTCACCTCGCCCTGCATAGCTGACAGGAACAAAACGGTGCAGAATGGGACCCTCTGTAAATGA